A window of Schistocerca cancellata isolate TAMUIC-IGC-003103 chromosome 1, iqSchCanc2.1, whole genome shotgun sequence genomic DNA:
TAAAAGTGATTGTGTTGTAGTTCTGGTGAAAAAGTGAACGTAAATAATGGGTGCTTTGTTTGGTAAAAGTAAAAAACATGTGAGTCGGGTAACGGAGCAGGACAAAGCTATATTGCAGTTAAAACAACAACGAGATAAACTGAAACAGTATCAGAAGAGAGTAGAGTCTATGTTGGAGAAAGATAGACTACTTGCACGGAAACTATTGCAAGACGGTAAAAAGGAACGTGCTAAGCTCATATTACGGAagaaaaagtttcaagaacagctTCTCGAAAAAACAGACGGGCAATTGGAAAACCTTCAGAGGCTTGTCCATGATTTGGAGTTCGCACAGATAGAGATACAGGTATTAGATGGACTTAGAGCCGGCAacgaggcgctgaaaaaagtacaCGACGTTATCAGCGTTGATGAGGTTGAACGAATTCTTGAAGAAACTCGTGAAGGGGTCGAAAAGCAGCGAGAGATTGACGAACTGTTGAGTGGTGCATTGTCTGCTGACGACGAAGAGTCTGTAGAAGCAGAACTAGAAGAAATAATAAAGGAAACTCTTCCAGATGTCCCCGAAGCCGAGGATGAAGAGCTAGAATTACCTGAAGTTCCTACAGATGAagtagaaagaaggaaggagaaaGCAAGAGCCCAGAAGGTAGCCATAGAAGTGGCACAGTAATATCATGAAGTTAGTAAAAT
This region includes:
- the LOC126189955 gene encoding charged multivesicular body protein 6-A isoform X1 — protein: MGALFGKSKKHVSRVTEQDKAILQLKQQRDKLKQYQKRVESMLEKDRLLARKLLQDGKKERAKLILRKKKFQEQLLEKTDGQLENLQRLVHDLEFAQIEIQVLDGLRAGNEALKKVHDVISVDEVERILEETREGVEKQREIDELLSGALSADDEESVEAELEEIIKETLPDVPEAEDEELELPEVPTDEVERRKEKARAQKSVQRLQDQCD
- the LOC126189955 gene encoding charged multivesicular body protein 6-A isoform X2 yields the protein MGALFGKSKKHVSRVTEQDKAILQLKQQRDKLKQYQKRVESMLEKDRLLARKLLQDGKKERAKLILRKKKFQEQLLEKTDGQLENLQRLVHDLEFAQIEIQVLDGLRAGNEALKKVHDVISVDEVERILEETREGVEKQREIDELLSGALSADDEESVEAELEEIIKETLPDVPEAEDEELELPEVPTDEVERRKEKARAQKVAIEVAQ